From Sphingomonas bisphenolicum, one genomic window encodes:
- a CDS encoding metallophosphoesterase family protein encodes MRVAILSDIHGNIAALDAVLADVERRGADAIVNLGDILSGPLFPCETADRLMALDLPTIRGNHERQLLTLHQDRMGASDRYTDSVLQPRHRDWIAALPESLWLADDVLMVHGAPGEDLCYWLETVEPAGLRAATADEVESRAGGVAAPLILCGHTHIPRIHRRPDGGMIVNPGSVGLPAYADDHPVPHKVETGAPHARYAIVDRTADGWRAEPVAIPYDWEAAARAADAREHADWAMALRTGRV; translated from the coding sequence ATGCGGGTCGCCATCCTTTCCGACATTCACGGCAATATCGCCGCGCTCGACGCCGTGCTGGCCGACGTCGAGCGGCGCGGCGCGGATGCGATCGTCAACCTGGGGGACATCCTGTCCGGGCCGCTCTTCCCCTGCGAGACGGCCGACCGGCTGATGGCGCTCGACCTGCCCACGATCCGCGGCAATCATGAGCGGCAATTGCTGACCCTGCATCAGGACCGCATGGGCGCGTCGGATCGCTACACGGACTCGGTCCTGCAACCCCGTCATCGCGACTGGATCGCGGCGCTGCCGGAAAGCCTGTGGCTGGCGGACGATGTGCTGATGGTCCATGGCGCGCCCGGCGAAGATCTCTGCTATTGGCTCGAAACGGTCGAACCCGCCGGGTTGCGGGCCGCCACAGCGGATGAAGTGGAGTCGCGGGCAGGGGGCGTAGCCGCGCCTTTGATCCTATGCGGCCACACCCATATTCCCCGCATCCACCGCCGACCGGACGGCGGAATGATCGTCAATCCCGGCAGCGTGGGCTTGCCGGCCTATGCCGACGATCATCCTGTGCCGCACAAGGTGGAGACGGGCGCGCCCCATGCCCGCTACGCGATCGTGGATCGGACGGCGGACGGATGGCGGGCGGAGCCGGTCGCCATCCCCTATGACTGGGAAGCCGCCGCCCGCGCAGCGGACGCACGCGAACACGCCGATTGGGCCATGGCGCTGCGCACCGGGCGCGTTTAG
- a CDS encoding MFS transporter, giving the protein MDSVTQTPTQEPPSPLSIPIFRAIWTASLASNFGGLIQSVGAAWMMTSLSASPQLIALVPAATTLPIMLLSLWAGAVADNLDRRKVMIACQASMLIVSTALALTAWAGLVTPWLLLGFTFLIGCATAINGPAWQASVGDMVPRAILPSAVAMNSMGFNLARSVGPALGGVIVAAAGAAAAFLTNAVSYIALLTVLFRWRPDLPPKLLPRERLGVAMGAGVRYVAMSPNIQLVLLRGAAFGIGASAVSALMPLVARDVLGGGALTFGMTSGAFGIGAVLAALSTRHLRARFSVETMVRSAALTLALGTAITGASSWLALALLGYLLAGMGWVTALATFNVSVQMSAPRWVVARAVSLYQMTAFGGMAIGAWMFGWIAEHHGVVEALYASAGAQFAAAMLGLLRPLPQAGEDNLDLQNSWREPDTAVPVEPRSGPVVVTIEYRIPAGSIVPFLSAMSERRRIRRRDGAHGWSLMRDLGDPALWVERYHVSTWLDYVRHNQRRTVADIDNSQAIHALHAGPNPPVVHRMLERQTGSLPISRAPDPREMGDPMTDPTRSN; this is encoded by the coding sequence ATGGACAGCGTGACGCAAACCCCGACTCAAGAACCGCCTTCGCCGCTCTCCATCCCCATCTTTCGCGCGATCTGGACCGCCAGCCTTGCGTCGAACTTCGGCGGTCTGATCCAGTCGGTCGGCGCGGCCTGGATGATGACCTCGCTGTCGGCCTCGCCGCAACTGATCGCGCTGGTTCCGGCCGCCACGACCTTGCCGATCATGCTGCTGTCGCTGTGGGCCGGGGCGGTCGCCGACAATCTCGACCGGCGCAAGGTGATGATCGCCTGCCAGGCGTCGATGCTGATCGTGTCGACCGCGCTGGCGCTGACCGCCTGGGCCGGGCTGGTCACGCCCTGGCTGCTGCTGGGCTTCACCTTCCTGATCGGCTGCGCCACCGCGATCAACGGTCCCGCCTGGCAGGCGTCGGTCGGCGACATGGTGCCGCGCGCCATCCTGCCGAGCGCGGTCGCGATGAACTCGATGGGCTTCAATCTGGCGCGTAGCGTCGGTCCGGCGCTGGGTGGCGTGATCGTCGCGGCGGCAGGGGCGGCGGCGGCCTTCCTGACCAATGCGGTCAGCTATATCGCCCTGCTGACGGTTCTGTTCCGCTGGCGACCGGACCTGCCACCCAAGCTGCTCCCGCGCGAGCGGCTGGGCGTCGCGATGGGGGCGGGCGTGCGCTATGTCGCGATGTCGCCCAATATCCAGTTGGTGCTGCTGCGCGGCGCCGCCTTCGGCATTGGCGCCAGTGCGGTGTCGGCCTTGATGCCGCTGGTCGCTCGCGACGTGCTGGGCGGCGGGGCGCTCACCTTCGGCATGACCAGCGGCGCGTTCGGTATCGGCGCCGTGCTGGCGGCCTTATCGACCCGCCATTTGCGGGCGCGCTTCTCGGTGGAGACGATGGTGCGGTCGGCGGCGCTGACCCTGGCGCTCGGCACCGCCATCACTGGCGCCAGCAGTTGGCTGGCGCTGGCGCTGCTGGGCTATCTGCTGGCGGGCATGGGATGGGTGACGGCGCTGGCTACGTTCAACGTGTCGGTGCAGATGTCGGCGCCGCGCTGGGTCGTGGCGCGGGCGGTGTCGCTCTATCAGATGACCGCATTCGGCGGCATGGCGATCGGGGCGTGGATGTTCGGCTGGATCGCCGAGCATCATGGCGTGGTGGAGGCGCTCTATGCGTCGGCCGGCGCGCAGTTCGCGGCCGCCATGCTGGGCCTGCTCCGCCCGCTGCCGCAGGCCGGTGAGGATAATCTGGACCTGCAGAATAGCTGGCGCGAACCGGATACGGCGGTGCCGGTGGAACCCCGCAGCGGACCGGTGGTCGTCACCATCGAATATCGCATCCCGGCCGGATCGATCGTGCCCTTCCTGTCCGCAATGAGCGAGCGGCGGCGCATCCGCCGCCGCGACGGCGCGCATGGCTGGTCGCTGATGCGCGACCTGGGCGATCCGGCCTTATGGGTGGAGCGCTATCATGTGTCGACCTGGCTCGATTATGTCCGGCACAATCAGCGGCGGACGGTGGCGGACATCGACAACAGCCAGGCCATCCATGCGCTCCATGCCGGTCCCAACCCGCCTGTGGTCCACCGGATGCTGGAACGCCAGACCGGATCGCTGCCGATCAGCCGCGCGCCCGACCCGCGTGAGATGGGCGATCCCATGACCGATCCGACCCGGTCGAACTAG